The Myxococcus guangdongensis genome contains a region encoding:
- a CDS encoding MFS transporter, translating to MAVGGLGADLGHPGAARRRESGGGLTMMTTEQDMASPVPARAGRREWTGLVVLVLPTLLISVDVSVLYLALPQLSSQLGASSTQQLWIMDIYGFMLSGLLVTMGTLGDRIGRRKLLLIGAGGFCVASVVAAYSKSPEMLIAARAALGIAGATLMPSTLALISNMFQAPGQRSVAIAVWLNCFLIGMVIAPLLGGWMLEHFWWGAALLLGVPVMVVLLLTAPALLPEYRDASAGRLELTSVVLSLAAILPTIYGIKELARHGWHVEAFVALVVGLGMGVVFVRRQLTLEHPLLDPRLFANRAFSSTLLILLLVAIVTGGMGLLVPLYLQLVAGRTPLEAGMWMVPQMLGMMVGSSLGPFVVRRMRPGYVMAAGLALSSVGYLVMSQVDSVGGPVVLVVGSVIVTMGLAPMAVLGTDLVVGSVPPEKAGSAASTSETANELGVALGVAILGSFATAVYRRNMEDAVPAEVPTGVADSVRESIIGAVASTSALPAGLRDAVLVPAREAFTQGINIAAGLGVVVFATLAVVAAVMLKNVRAGQH from the coding sequence GTGGCCGTCGGCGGGCTCGGCGCCGACCTGGGACATCCAGGGGCGGCGCGTCGCCGCGAGAGCGGCGGGGGACTCACGATGATGACGACGGAGCAGGACATGGCGAGCCCGGTGCCCGCGCGGGCGGGACGGAGGGAGTGGACGGGGCTGGTGGTGCTCGTGCTGCCCACGTTGCTCATCTCGGTGGATGTCAGCGTGCTGTACCTGGCGCTGCCGCAGCTCAGCTCCCAGCTGGGCGCGAGCAGCACGCAGCAGCTGTGGATCATGGACATCTACGGCTTCATGCTCTCCGGGCTGCTGGTGACGATGGGCACGCTGGGGGACCGCATCGGTCGGCGCAAGCTGCTCTTGATTGGCGCCGGGGGGTTCTGCGTGGCGTCGGTGGTGGCGGCGTACTCGAAGAGCCCCGAGATGCTCATCGCGGCGCGCGCGGCGCTGGGCATCGCGGGGGCCACGTTGATGCCCTCCACGCTGGCGCTCATCAGCAACATGTTCCAGGCGCCGGGGCAGCGCTCGGTGGCCATCGCGGTGTGGCTCAACTGCTTCCTCATCGGCATGGTCATCGCGCCGCTGCTCGGAGGCTGGATGCTGGAGCACTTCTGGTGGGGCGCGGCGCTGCTGCTGGGCGTGCCGGTGATGGTGGTGCTGCTCCTGACGGCGCCGGCGCTGTTGCCCGAGTACCGGGACGCCTCGGCGGGGCGACTGGAGCTGACGAGCGTGGTGCTGTCGCTCGCGGCCATCCTGCCGACCATCTACGGCATCAAGGAGCTGGCGCGGCACGGCTGGCACGTGGAGGCCTTCGTGGCGTTGGTGGTGGGGCTCGGGATGGGCGTGGTGTTCGTGCGGCGGCAGTTGACGCTGGAGCACCCGCTGCTGGACCCGAGGCTGTTCGCCAATCGCGCGTTCAGCTCCACGCTGCTCATCCTGCTGCTGGTGGCCATCGTCACCGGCGGCATGGGGTTGCTGGTGCCGCTCTATCTCCAACTGGTGGCGGGACGCACGCCGCTGGAGGCGGGGATGTGGATGGTGCCGCAGATGCTGGGGATGATGGTGGGCTCGTCGCTGGGGCCCTTCGTCGTGCGTCGCATGCGGCCGGGCTACGTCATGGCGGCGGGACTGGCGCTCTCCAGCGTGGGCTATCTGGTGATGTCCCAGGTGGACAGCGTGGGTGGGCCCGTCGTGCTGGTCGTCGGCTCGGTCATCGTGACCATGGGGCTCGCGCCCATGGCGGTGCTGGGGACGGACCTGGTGGTGGGCTCGGTGCCGCCGGAGAAGGCGGGCTCCGCCGCGTCCACGTCGGAGACGGCGAACGAGCTGGGTGTGGCGCTGGGCGTGGCCATCCTGGGCAGCTTCGCCACCGCCGTCTACCGGCGGAACATGGAGGACGCGGTGCCGGCGGAGGTGCCGACGGGCGTGGCCGACAGCGTGCGCGAGAGCATCATCGGCGCCGTGGCGTCGACCTCCGCGCTCCCGGCGGGACTGCGCGACGCGGTGCTCGTGCCCGCGCGGGAGGCCTTCACGCAAGGCATCAACATCGCGGCGGGGTTGGGCGTGGTCGTCTTCGCGACGCTCGCGGTGGTCGCGGCGGTGATGCTCAAGAACGTGCGCGCGGGGCAGCACTGA
- a CDS encoding NAD-dependent epimerase/dehydratase family protein: protein MKLLVTGGTGFLGAHLVPKLVAAGHTVRLIGRSRPTSPAYQGTEYVAGDLKDREAVRRALDGVEGLYHLAGLVSFQPKDARKMFELHVDSTRELLRDVREAGVKRVVLASTSGTTAVSKEEAVLDESADYPLAVVARWPYYLSKIYEEKLSLEYCRKHSIPLVVLNPSLLMGPGDDRLSSTWTVVKFLNRELPAMPGGGMSFVDVRDAAEAFLQALTRGEVYGRHLMGVNMTMTEFFHRLERLTGVSAPRLKLPKQVNILGGHLLERWAKLRGTPAPLDPQEVEIGEHYFWLDAAKAEAELGFRARDAQETLADTVKHIYAKLPPGSLPGTKGRLGELRDGT from the coding sequence GTGAAGCTGCTGGTGACGGGAGGCACGGGGTTTCTCGGCGCGCATCTGGTGCCGAAGCTGGTGGCGGCCGGGCACACGGTGCGCCTCATCGGGCGCTCGCGTCCGACGAGCCCGGCGTACCAGGGCACCGAGTACGTCGCGGGTGACTTGAAGGACCGGGAAGCGGTGCGCCGCGCGCTCGACGGCGTGGAGGGCCTGTACCACCTGGCCGGGCTCGTCTCCTTCCAGCCGAAGGACGCGCGCAAGATGTTCGAGCTGCACGTGGACAGCACGCGGGAGCTCTTGCGTGACGTGCGCGAGGCGGGCGTGAAGCGCGTGGTGCTCGCGTCCACCTCCGGCACCACGGCGGTGTCGAAGGAGGAGGCGGTGCTCGACGAGTCCGCCGACTACCCGCTCGCGGTGGTGGCGCGCTGGCCGTACTACCTGTCGAAAATCTACGAAGAGAAGCTGTCGCTGGAGTACTGCCGCAAGCACTCGATTCCGCTCGTGGTGCTCAACCCCAGCCTGTTGATGGGGCCCGGGGATGACCGGCTGTCGTCCACGTGGACGGTGGTGAAGTTCCTCAACCGGGAGCTTCCGGCGATGCCGGGTGGCGGCATGTCCTTCGTGGACGTGCGCGACGCGGCCGAAGCGTTCCTCCAGGCGCTCACGCGGGGCGAGGTGTACGGCCGCCACCTGATGGGCGTGAACATGACGATGACGGAGTTCTTCCACCGTCTCGAGCGCCTCACGGGGGTGTCCGCGCCCCGGCTCAAGCTGCCCAAGCAGGTGAACATCCTGGGCGGCCATCTGCTGGAGCGCTGGGCGAAGCTGCGCGGCACGCCCGCGCCGTTGGACCCGCAGGAAGTGGAGATTGGCGAGCACTACTTCTGGCTGGACGCCGCCAAGGCCGAGGCCGAGCTGGGCTTCCGCGCGCGGGATGCGCAGGAGACGCTCGCGGACACGGTGAAGCACATCTACGCGAAGCTGCCCCCGGGAAGCCTCCCCGGCACCAAGGGCCGCCTCGGCGAGCTGCGCGACGGGACCTGA